The DNA region GATGCGTGGACGAAATCCCCGGAACCGGTATTTCGCAAAAGCGTGGAGAACGGCATTTATGCGACCGGCCATAACAGCTTTACGAAGTCTCCGGACGGGACGGAGGACTGGATCGTCTACCATGCCCTGCCTGAACCGGGAGCGGATACCCGCTTGCGCGCAACCCGCATTCAAAAGTTCGGATGGAAACCCGACGGAACGCCGGATTTCGGAATTCCGGCAGGCGATTCCGACACGCTCTACGTCCCTTCGGGAGAATGATGCAGGAGATCCGTATCCCATTGAAAAACGGCAGCCGATAGCAACGAAGGATCCGAAGTAAAAAGCCTTTTGTTACGGAAAATCTGTAATAAAAGGCTTTTTTTATTTCGGGATTATTGATTGTTTCAATCCAAATAGATCGATAGCAAATTGAATTAATGCACCCGAAAACCTTGTCATTATTGAGGTTTTATCTGTATTCAACCCCTCGAAACGACTTTTTGTTATACGATATGGGGAATTGCTTGAAGGAATAATAATTACAAAATTAATGTATGAAAGCGTTGACAGATGATGAAATCATGCCTATACTTCGATTAAAGATACGGTTTTATTGTATTAAACAAGGGTGTTTGTGGAGAGGCCTTTAGCATTTTGATTTCGAAAAGGGGGAAGCAGGCAAGAGCGGGTTTTTGGAACGGAAGGTCAACCAATTTTGATTATGGGAGGATTACGATGAAAGCGAAATTTAAGCGTGTGATTCATTTATTCCTGATCTCCATACTGATGATATCGGCCATAACCGCATGCAGCGGCGGAGGCTCCGGGAAGGAAGAGCCGGAAGGCAACGAAGAGGCCGTATCCACCGAGAAGAAGAACGACGTCGAGTTTACGGACATTAGCGCAAGCATCCGCGGCAATACGGCTCCGACGCAAGAGCAAATCGACGAGGTGAACAACACGCTGAACGATACATACCTCGGCGATGTATACGACGAAGTCATTCCAAGCGATTACTCCGCCTATCCGTTCAAGGAAGAGGTCGTGCTGGATGTTTGGATGCCTGCCAACTCCAACATACCGGATATGAACAACCATGCCGTTCAGAAACAGATCGAGAAATTGACCGGAATCAAGGTGAATTTCATCACGCCGCCGGTAGGACAGGAAGCGGATGCATTCACGCTGATGATCTCCTCCGGCGAGCTGCCGGACATCATCATTGAACCGGGCCGGTATCCCGGAGGGCTGGAAGCCGGGGTTAACGACGGCGCTTACATCGACCTGACCGACCTGATGGAGAAGCATGCTCCGAACTATACGGCCTGGCGCAATTCCCACGAGATGAGAAGGAAGACGACGGTGACGGACGACGGGAGGCTGCTAGGCTTCTACGGAATCGCTCCGTATTCGGAATGGACCTGGTTCGGCATGCTGATCAAGCAGGAAGCCCTCGACAAGACGGGGATGGAAGTGCCGAACACCATTGACGAATGGTACGCATTCTTGAAGAAATGCCAGGAGGTCGGATACAAGACCCCGCTGAACTACGGATCGAGTTACGGCCAAATTTTTACGGGCATCATTAACGGCGCTTACGGCGTATGGGACTGGACCTTCCAGGACGAGAACGGCAAGGTACAATGGGGGCCTGCGCAGCCGAAAGCGAAAGAGTACTTGGCGACCATGCAGAAGTGGAACAAGGAAGGTCTCCTTAACCGCGATTGGGCAACGGCCGACTTTAACCAGCGGATGGCGAGCGCCATTTCGGACGATACGGCGGTCATCATGGACTCCCCGGATACGATGTGGAGCTATTGGAAGGAACAGAACGACATCGATTTCGTTGGTGCGCTGAATCCGATCCTGAACGAAGGCGATAAATCGGCGACGACGTACAAAAACTTCATGCGCACCGGCACCGAGGCGGCGATTACGACCCAAGCGGACAACGTGGAAGCAGCCATGGCGTGGCTGGACTTTAGCTACAGCAAAAAGGGATGGGAACTGATCAACTTCGGCGAGTATGGAACCGTTCATTTGGTGGATGACAAGGGAATGCCGTATTTCCCTGAGAACAGCTACATTTACAATGATCCCGACGGACAGCCGGTCGCCACGACGCTGTGGAAATACCGCATGCACAGCTGGCCGAACATTCGCGACGAGCATCATGCCAACCCGTTGATCGTGGCGAAGGGAAGCTATTCCGGTGAGATCCGGAAGTATTGGACGGAGAACATGGACACCAGCATGGCCATGCCGCCGATCACCTTCACCAAAGAGGAGGCATCGCGCGAAGCCGAGCTTGGAAACCAGCTGTCGACGCTCCGGGGAGAGTATTTTGCCAAGATCATCATGGGCGAGCTGCCTGTCGACGCGTATGACCAGTTTTTGAAGGAAGCGCAGAGCATGGGCTTGGACGAATTTTTAAGTCTCCATCAGGCGGCGCTGGACCGGTATAACCAACGATAGCTTCCATATCGGGAATAGGTGGTAGAATCATGGAGATCATTCGCAAAAACAGGAAGATAAGCCCGGCTCCCGCGGAAGCCAAACTGAGGAAGAGCCTGCTGATCAAGCGGGATATGAAGAAGAATTGGTTTGTATACTTATTGGCGCTGCCCGTGATCGCATGGTACCTGATCTTCTGCTACGGCCCTATGTGGGGCGTCATGATCGCTTTCAAGGATTTCAAGCCGCTGCTTGGATTCGGGGAGAGCGACTGGGTAGGCTTTAAGCATTTCATCGATTTCTTCCAAGGGCCCTATTTCTGGAGGGTCGTCAAGAACACGCTGATGCTGAACGTGTGGGCTCTCGCCTTCGGATTCACGGCACCGATCATTCTGGCATTAATGCTGAATGAGGTCAGGTCGTCCAAGTTCAAACGAACCGTCCAGACCGTTACGTACATGCCGCATTTTATTTCATTGGTCGTCGTGTGCGGGATCATCCACATTTTCACGGCGGATGAAGGAATCATTACGCAACTGCTGCAGTTCATTACAGGCAAAGAGTACTCCTCGCTCCTGGGGTACGCCTCATTCTTCCGGCCGATCTATACGTTTTCCGGCATCTGGCAGAGCATCGGCTGGGACAGCATCATTTATCTGGCCGCCATGAGCGGGATCGACCCGGCATTATACGAGGCGGCCGAAATCGACGGCGTCAGCAGGGTGAAGAAAATGTGGTACATTACGCTGCCCCAGATCAGTCCGGTCATCATCATCTTGTTCATTTTCGCGATCGGCGGCTTGATGTCATCGGGCTACGAGAAAATCATCCTGCTGTACAATCCGCTCACCTACGAGACGGCCGACGTCATCGCTTCCTACGTGTATCGCCGGGGCCTCAGGGAAGCCAGTCTGAGCTATTCCGCCGCGGTGGGGCTGATCAGCTCCGTCGTTAACTTCGGACTGCTCTGGGTGACGAACTACATCGTGAAGCGCAGATCGGAAACCAGCTTATGGTAGGGGGAGGAGATGGCCATGATCGATAACAAGAAGATCAAAGCACGAGGGAAAAGAAAGCATAAATCGGTGGGAGACTTCGTATTCGATTTCGCGAACTATACATTGTTGGCCGCGTTGACGCTGGTATGCTTTTATCCGATCCTGCATATCCTGTTCGCTTCCGTCAGCGACCCTACCGCTCTGATTGCCCATAAAGGCGCGCTGTTCAAGCCGCTTGGATTTACGCTTGACGGATATAAGCTGGTATTTAAGGACAACAGCCTGCTCAATGGGTACAAAAACACGATCATCTATGTCGGGCTCGGCACGCTTGTCAACATGGTGATGACGATACTGGGGGCATACGTGCTGTCCAGGCGGGACCTATATTTCAAAAACTTCATCATGATCCTGATCACGATCACCATGTTTTTCGGCGGCGGCCTGATTCCTTGGTTCCTGCTGATGAAGGACATCGGGCTGTACAACAACCTATGGGCCATGATTCTGCCGACCGCCATCAGCACATGGAACATCATTATCCTGCGGACCGCCTTCCAGGCCATACCGAGGGAGCTGGAGGAGGCGGCCGTTATTGACGGCGCCGGCCAGGCGAAGATTCTGGTCAACGTTATCCTGCCGCTGTCGAGGGCGACGCTCGCCGTCATATTCTTGTATTATCTGGTCGGGAACTGGAACTCCTGGTTTAATGCGATGGTGCTGCTTAAAGACCGGCAGCTGTTCCCGCTGCAGCTGTTAATGAAGGAAATTCTGGTGGCGAACGATGCCACGGCAACGTCGATCGGGAGCGCCGGCGGCGTCGTCATTAACAGCGCCCAGAGCGCGAACGCTTTCCGGGAGCTGGTGAAGTACTGCGCGATCGTCGTTTCGACGGTGCCGATTTTAATGGTATACCCATTCCTGCAGAAGTACTTTGTTAAAGGCGTTTACGTAGGCTCGATCAAAGGATAGATACAACAATGAATCAATGAGGAGTGAATGACATCTTGATGACAGAAACAAACCATACGCAGCCTCCGCGCCCGGAGTATCCGAGGCCCCAGTTCATGCGCAAGGCATGGCTGAGCCTGAATGGAGAGTGGGAATTCGGATTTGACGACGGAGACGTCGGCGAGCAAGAACGGTGGTATGAGGCGGATGGCTCCGATTCGTTCCATCGAAAGATCAATGTGCCCTTCGCGTTCCAAAGCAAGCTGAGCGGCATCGCGGATCCCTCCTTCCATGATGTGGTATGGTATCGGCGAACCTTTCACATCCCGGAAGACTGGAAAGGAAAAACCATTCTGCTTCATTTCGGCGCCGTCGATTATTTGGCGAAGGTCTGGGTTAACGGGCAGCTTGCGGCTGTTCATGAAGGGGGCCACACGCCGTTTCATGCGGATATTACCCGTTTCCTCGTTGAGGGGAGCAACACGCTGGTGGTCAGGGCCGAGGATTTCAGCCGCGACGTGACGCTGCCGAGGGGCAAGCAATACTGGCTGGAGAAATCGGCCAGCA from Paenibacillus ihbetae includes:
- a CDS encoding ABC transporter permease, producing the protein MEIIRKNRKISPAPAEAKLRKSLLIKRDMKKNWFVYLLALPVIAWYLIFCYGPMWGVMIAFKDFKPLLGFGESDWVGFKHFIDFFQGPYFWRVVKNTLMLNVWALAFGFTAPIILALMLNEVRSSKFKRTVQTVTYMPHFISLVVVCGIIHIFTADEGIITQLLQFITGKEYSSLLGYASFFRPIYTFSGIWQSIGWDSIIYLAAMSGIDPALYEAAEIDGVSRVKKMWYITLPQISPVIIILFIFAIGGLMSSGYEKIILLYNPLTYETADVIASYVYRRGLREASLSYSAAVGLISSVVNFGLLWVTNYIVKRRSETSLW
- a CDS encoding extracellular solute-binding protein encodes the protein MKAKFKRVIHLFLISILMISAITACSGGGSGKEEPEGNEEAVSTEKKNDVEFTDISASIRGNTAPTQEQIDEVNNTLNDTYLGDVYDEVIPSDYSAYPFKEEVVLDVWMPANSNIPDMNNHAVQKQIEKLTGIKVNFITPPVGQEADAFTLMISSGELPDIIIEPGRYPGGLEAGVNDGAYIDLTDLMEKHAPNYTAWRNSHEMRRKTTVTDDGRLLGFYGIAPYSEWTWFGMLIKQEALDKTGMEVPNTIDEWYAFLKKCQEVGYKTPLNYGSSYGQIFTGIINGAYGVWDWTFQDENGKVQWGPAQPKAKEYLATMQKWNKEGLLNRDWATADFNQRMASAISDDTAVIMDSPDTMWSYWKEQNDIDFVGALNPILNEGDKSATTYKNFMRTGTEAAITTQADNVEAAMAWLDFSYSKKGWELINFGEYGTVHLVDDKGMPYFPENSYIYNDPDGQPVATTLWKYRMHSWPNIRDEHHANPLIVAKGSYSGEIRKYWTENMDTSMAMPPITFTKEEASREAELGNQLSTLRGEYFAKIIMGELPVDAYDQFLKEAQSMGLDEFLSLHQAALDRYNQR
- a CDS encoding carbohydrate ABC transporter permease, translated to MIDNKKIKARGKRKHKSVGDFVFDFANYTLLAALTLVCFYPILHILFASVSDPTALIAHKGALFKPLGFTLDGYKLVFKDNSLLNGYKNTIIYVGLGTLVNMVMTILGAYVLSRRDLYFKNFIMILITITMFFGGGLIPWFLLMKDIGLYNNLWAMILPTAISTWNIIILRTAFQAIPRELEEAAVIDGAGQAKILVNVILPLSRATLAVIFLYYLVGNWNSWFNAMVLLKDRQLFPLQLLMKEILVANDATATSIGSAGGVVINSAQSANAFRELVKYCAIVVSTVPILMVYPFLQKYFVKGVYVGSIKG